A region of the Anaerolineales bacterium genome:
TCGGCATATCGGTTTTGAGCTGGACGGGGAACTTCATCGCCGGTTCATTTACGATCCCAACAAGAATTGGCGCTATCGGTTCCTCGGAATATTCCAAGGCAAGCCCGCTCTTCTCCGTATCGAAAACATCAAACTCGAAATCGATGAAGAAAATATTCGCCAGTCGTTCAGGGCGCAATGCAAAGGCTCGCGCGTCCGTCCGCCCGAGACATTTTTGTCCGAACCTTTCGATGAAACAAAAGGATATGCCTATACCGTCGACGAATACGTAGATGCGCCGTCCCTGTTCGATCCGGCCGGATCGCCCGAAACGGCGGCGGAATCCTTCGCGCCTTTTTATAGGGAATTGCGAAAGACCGTGACCAAGCCATTCTAGGACATTCCGGATACAAGCCGCGCCGCATTTGCCAAACAACAGCTCAAAACGTGGACCGAACTCGCGCGTAAGCGGAATCCTGAATGGATCGACCGCTACGCCCACATTCTTTGCAGGCTGAAAGGCCCGCTTCAGCAAGAGGGGGATGCTTTGATCTTTATGCATCCGCATCTTTCCGGCGCCGATGTGCGCATGTCAGGCAACGAGTGGATCGTGTTTGCCAACCACTTTTGGAGCTGGCGCCAGCCCGGATATGACGTTGCATTTCCATTGTGGGGACAGTGGCTCGCGCTTTCGCCGAAGGAAAGAACTCCCCAACATGTCGCGCGCATTACGGACGTTTGGATGGACATGGCAAAACGGGAATTGTCCGATATTGTTTCGGTGCCCGATGTCCATTTGATGCTTCTGAATCGTCTATACGGATCCCTCCTTCTCGACATTCCCGCAAAAGAAAAGACGGAAGAGCGGGATGCGGTAGAGTCGTTGGCTTTTGCCTGCGAAGCAGAGGCGAATCGTCTTTTATCCTAAAATACGGTAAAGGAAAATTTCCGGGTTCTCGTGCTTTTCGACCCGTGATAAACTACTCCGTATGAAACGTTTCGCTATACTCATTCTCGGGAGCATGTTGATCCTTAGCGGCCAAGGGTGTATTGGCGGGAAGACAAAGGCGATACCGCCGGTTGGGAATCCGGGTCCAACAGTGGAACGGCAGGAGCTTCCGCCTCCGGAGCCGCCGCCAAATATTCCGCCGCCAATCCCAATAGAACCTAAAGACGCAACACGATAAATTCTCTGTAAGAATAGGAAATTTGTGTGTTGTGATTTTGTAGATTTATTACCAAAAAATTGGGTATGCCAACGCGATGTCAGGCAATCGGATAAATCGAAATAGCGTCGATTTGGGGCTTGAATGGCAATTCTGGGCAAGTTTAGCCCGAAAAACAAAAAACCGGCTCTGCCGCCGATCTTTTCGTTGGTGGGCAGGGTGGGACTTGAACCCACAAGGGATTGCTCCCGCCAGGTCCTAAGCCTGGTGCGTATGCCAGTTCCGCCACCTGCCCATATTCTGTTCGAGATTGCGCATTGCTCCGTCCCCCAAAATCCTTCACGTAGGGCATAGGGTGGGGTGCCACTTGCCCGCATGTCCTCCAAAGTTCGCCGCCACGAACACAGGATGGACGAATCTGACGGAGAATATATGTTTTTTTGACTCTTTGCAAGACGCCGTATCTCTTTTTGATCGGATGCGGGCCGGCCGGTTTTGTCTAGGAGCCTTGACAAATTCTAAATAATCAGGTAAAAAGCTTCATTGCACATTTGGCACCACGAAGCATGAGCATGCTGTACGTTACCAGCGATCTGCATTTCGGGCACTCGAGCGAGGGCAACCGGGCGATTGAATCGCTCGCACGCTGGCTCAAGGAGCATTGTCAACCGGAAGACGTCCTGCTTTTGGGCGGCGACCTCTCCAATGATGACGACGGGATACGATCCTGTCTGCGATTGTTCCGCAACGTAGAGGCGCGGAAAGCGGCGATTGCTGGAAACCACGATGTGTGGGTCTCCGCGGAAGCGGATTCCTGGGAACGATTCCTCCATACGGCGGACCTGTTCGAACAAGAGGGGTTCCATCCCCTGGAGCGCGAACCTCTTATTGTCGGCGACGTAGCGTACGTCGGCACCATGGGCTGGTACGATTACAGTTTTCGGGAACATATCGGCATTGCATTGGAATGGTATCGGTCAAAGGTATTTCCCGGCGATCATGAGCCAATCTGGAGCGATGCCGAGTACGTTCGCTGGACTCATAGTGACACGGAGGTGGCAGCATTGTTGGCGGAGAAGTTTGCCCGGCACCTCCATGAGGTCCGGAACGCAGGCGAAGTCGTGCCAATTCTCCATCACCTTCCGACCAGCAATCTGCTGTTCCGACCCCGCTTCTTGGTTCCAAGGCGCTGGCGTTTCGCCAACGCATTTCTCGGATCGGAACGATTCGGGGACATCATCGCGTCCCGCTCCAATATCCGAACGGCGTTCTGCGGCCACTCCCACATGCAGCGCGCGGCACGCATCGGACGGGCAACCTGCTGGAGCGTGGGAAGCGATTACGCAAAACCGCGTCTGCTCATGTGCCGCGACGGACGGGTGCAGTCCAGACGCTTCTCATAAAGACATTTCGGCCTCCCGGGATGTCTTTTCTTTTTTCTCGTCCGGTGCCAGAATGGAATCTATGAAGACCGAGTTTTTCCAGGAGCAGGTACTTGGCCAAATCAAGGAAAATCTCCGGACAGACGGAGCTTCCCTAGAGCGTCTTCGGCGCATTGCACAGGACGCGCTCATGGCCGCGAAATCCCATGGGGAGCATATGTCGAATGAGGCCGTTTTGGATTTTTTGAAGAGCAATCCCGAAGTCGAGGGAAGGCTGGTGTTGATTATGGAAAAAGAGGATCAGGAAGCGCGCGATGCCCTCGTGGAACATATCCGCGAACTTCTTTCGTCGAATAACAGCTAAGTATGCGTTTTGAAGTGACGCCGGAGGCGCCTCGTAAAGAAACGCTTCCGCAAAAAGAACAGAAAGCAGCATCTCGTGAATCAAAAGCCGTAGAGCGGGAGGCTCTTCTCGAGATCCTTGAAAAGGAGGAATTGGATCCAAAGGTAGCTCTGGAGATCATTGCGGCATATGGCGAGGAACCGGATGCAGAAACACGAAAAGATCTCAATGCCGTTTTGAGTGCGTACGGACTGCATGAAGATGACATGACGGAATCTGAACGGAAGAAAACGACAGCCGTCTTCATGGCGGCTACCAGGGAATCGTCGAAGAAGGAAGATCTCGAAGCATCGCTCGCAAGCCAGCTCACGCTGAAGGCATTCCAAAAAATGGATACCTTGCAGAAGGCATTTGAAAGCATCAAAACCCCTGAAGAAAAAAAGGCAGCGTTGCGCGAACTCATGGACACGATGTCTCATATGGCAAAACTCATCTCCATTGAGAGCGAGGATGACATGGCATTGTGGGATGCCTTTTACGAACGGTTCCGAGCGATCGGCGAATCGAAGAAAACGAGCCCGGAAGACGTGAAAAAAACGTATGACGAAGTCTTCAAGGAGTTTGAAGAGGTGATA
Encoded here:
- a CDS encoding metallophosphoesterase, translating into MSMLYVTSDLHFGHSSEGNRAIESLARWLKEHCQPEDVLLLGGDLSNDDDGIRSCLRLFRNVEARKAAIAGNHDVWVSAEADSWERFLHTADLFEQEGFHPLEREPLIVGDVAYVGTMGWYDYSFREHIGIALEWYRSKVFPGDHEPIWSDAEYVRWTHSDTEVAALLAEKFARHLHEVRNAGEVVPILHHLPTSNLLFRPRFLVPRRWRFANAFLGSERFGDIIASRSNIRTAFCGHSHMQRAARIGRATCWSVGSDYAKPRLLMCRDGRVQSRRFS